A portion of the Carassius carassius chromosome 42, fCarCar2.1, whole genome shotgun sequence genome contains these proteins:
- the LOC132124080 gene encoding transcription factor 24-like: MDGIVTVRDDSPASSPNSSPSPDTLSADSRRAEALSRSRVVPSSVLGGRGRPAATNAARERTRVQTLRHAFLELQRTLPSVPPDTKLSKLDVLILATTYIAHLTRTLQEEGMEEDNTKQTEALNSLKGDGYLHPVKKWPMRSRLYVGATGQFLDNSNENQEASSSSSQT; encoded by the exons ATGGATGGCATTGTGACAGTTAGGGATGACAGTCCCGCATCGAGCCCTAACTCGAGCCCCAGTCCTGACACGCTCTCAGCGGACAGCCGGCGCGCAGAGGCCCTGTCCCGCTCCAGGGTGGTCCCGTCTAGTGTCCTCGGTGGCAGAGGAAGACCCGCGGCAACCAACGCAGCGCGCGAAAGGACTCGCGTGCAGACGCTCAGGCATGCGTTCCTCGAGCTACAGAGAACATTACCGTCGGTGCCCCCGGACACCAAACTCTCCAAACTAGACGTCTTGATATTGGCAACCACATACATAGCGCATTTAACAAGAACCTTGCAAGAGGAAGGGATGGAAGAGGACAACACAAAACAAACTGAAGCTTTGAACTCACTTAAGGGAGATGGCTACTTACATCCTGTGAAA AAATGGCCAATGCGTTCCAGACTATATGTCGGTGCCACTGGCCAGTTCCTGGATAACTCAAATGAAAATCAAGAGGCATCTTCGTCATCCTCTCAAACATAG
- the mcmdc2 gene encoding minichromosome maintenance domain-containing protein 2 isoform X2 — translation MRPLALEGLVIAMTRVTKYTQGARFLCSEEKCPCSRGFHHIRVHAPGATESVTVRSDFTCFLCSSSLREDVKSRVLGDKQLVELIHVRAVDVLGVHDADSLRYQSVTLFLRDELCNSMRIGHLYRVVGIPAHVHQWPNVTWSVEACSIQPLTPKCPCLVSNNFQKLQTASACSPWRFAAIVANSFGSPVIPPGLYNTLKLGLLLSLVQTEDSPDSPNHLDVLALTSDTLIIDRLMRYSLPLASRGIHHALTGELLASLSRDEHGAGTANIHAGSALLASGGVCLLGDLTCYKKDKMDMLQSALESRTVSVFIPGKKYGDDMDQHLSFPVQCNFWALADAASPSKRTARCDNVVLGSVEMGSVPLQLAELFGVIVQCRETSSNHPLLSMTVHTLRQAMSPEEPLYPACMQFTTQDYKELLAHARELKVGLSPEAERMIHSYYLASRRVRSDSAQRSTVSVTSVKLLIALAQAHAKLSLRTQVLEEDAVIAVLLCESSVTLKHGASALVFPPDAVFPCALRDLDSLHQRDLMLEESHKHILHFVQTYATCTVEE, via the exons ATGAGACCCTTGGCTTTGGAGGGCCTTGTAATTGCCATGACACGTGTCACCAAATACACACAAGGAGCCAGATTTCTCTGCTCAGAAGAGAAATGCCCTTGTTCTAGAG GGTTTCATCATATCAGAGTTCATGCACCAGGTGCCACAGAGTCTGTCACAGTTAGGAGTGATTTTACCTGCTTTCTCTGCTCTTCTTCGCTGAGAGAGGATGTGAAGTCCCGGGTTTTAGGGG ATAAACAGCTAGTTGAGCTCATTCATGTGAGAGCAGTGGATGTTTTAGGAGTTCATGATGCTGATTCCTTAAGATATCAATCTGTCACCCTTTTTCTAAGAG ATGAACTGTGTAACTCCATGAGAATCGGCCATCTGTACCGAGTTGTGGGGATTCCAGCTCATGTACACCAGTGGCCCAATGTAACCTGGAGCGTAGAGGCTTGCAGCATCCAACCATTGACCCCCAAAT GCCCCTGTCTGGTTAGCAACAACTTCCAGAAACTTCAGACAGCCTCGGCCTGTTCCCCGTGGAGATTTGCTGCCATTGTAGCCAACTCATTTGGTTCCCCGGTGATTCCACCTGGACTTTACAACACATTAAAACTGGGGCTTCTTCTTAGCCTAGTGCAAACTGAAGATAGTCCAGACTCTCCCAACCACCTGGATGTGCTTGCTCTTACCAGTGACACTCTAATCATTGACAG GTTGATGAGATATAGCCTGCCTTTGGCCTCACGTGGCATTCATCATGCGCTAACAGGAGAGCTGTTGGCATCTCTATCTAGAGATGAACATGGAGCTGGTACCGCCAACATCCATGCAGGTTCAGCTTTGCTGGCATCTGGAGGTGTCTGTCTGTTGGGAGATCTCACATGCTACAAGAAAGACAAGATGGACATGCTTCAGTCTG CTCTCGAAAGCAGAACCGTGTCTGTTTTCATTCCTGGCAAGAAATATGGTGATGATATGGACCAGCACCTCTCCTTCCCAGTCCAGTGCAACTTTTGGGCCCTAGCTGATGCTGCTTCCCCCTCCAAGAGGACAGCCAGATGTGATAATGTGGTGCTGGGTTCTGTG GAAATGGGCTCAGTTCCTCTTCAGCTTGCCGAATTGTTTGGAGTCATAGTACAGTGTAGAGAGACAAGCAGCAATCATCCACTCCTGTCTATGACAGTGCATACCCTGAGACAGGCCATGTCCCCAGAAGAGCCCCTATATCCAGCATGTATGCAGTTTACCACACAAGACTATAAAGAG CTACTGGCTCACGCAAGGGAACTAAAGGTGGGCCTGAGTCCTGAGGCTGAAAGAATGATCCACAGCTATTACTTGGCCAGTCGCAGGGTTCGCTCTGACTCGGCACAGAGATCCACTGTCTCAGTCACTTCTGTCAAACTGCT GATTGCTTTGGCCCAGGCTCATGCTAAACTCAGTTTAAGAACACAAGTTCTGGAGGAAGATGCAGTCATTGCAGTTCTGCTGTGCGAAAGTTCAGTCACCCTAAAACATG GGGCCTCTGCGCTTGTTTTTCCACCCGATGCGGTGTTTCCTTGTGCTCTCCGTGACCTGGACTCCTTGCACCAGAGGGACCTCATGTTGGAAGAATCCCACAAGCACATCTTGCATTTTGTGCAAACCTACGCCACCTGCACAGTTGAGGAATAA
- the mcmdc2 gene encoding minichromosome maintenance domain-containing protein 2 isoform X1 yields the protein MDGLLSLKEAIIIYLDRSGGLSKLIEDCKIYKGAQQTEAVYRFSFDVNPSDVLELNATLGDCILHDPVKAISLFQSVCYLSIKTLSLIDHIETENQVNVVLKPTHLPPFPNYCLDLSEFPCGYGPMRPLALEGLVIAMTRVTKYTQGARFLCSEEKCPCSRGFHHIRVHAPGATESVTVRSDFTCFLCSSSLREDVKSRVLGDKQLVELIHVRAVDVLGVHDADSLRYQSVTLFLRDELCNSMRIGHLYRVVGIPAHVHQWPNVTWSVEACSIQPLTPKCPCLVSNNFQKLQTASACSPWRFAAIVANSFGSPVIPPGLYNTLKLGLLLSLVQTEDSPDSPNHLDVLALTSDTLIIDRLMRYSLPLASRGIHHALTGELLASLSRDEHGAGTANIHAGSALLASGGVCLLGDLTCYKKDKMDMLQSALESRTVSVFIPGKKYGDDMDQHLSFPVQCNFWALADAASPSKRTARCDNVVLGSVEMGSVPLQLAELFGVIVQCRETSSNHPLLSMTVHTLRQAMSPEEPLYPACMQFTTQDYKELLAHARELKVGLSPEAERMIHSYYLASRRVRSDSAQRSTVSVTSVKLLIALAQAHAKLSLRTQVLEEDAVIAVLLCESSVTLKHGASALVFPPDAVFPCALRDLDSLHQRDLMLEESHKHILHFVQTYATCTVEE from the exons ATGGATGGTCTGCTTTCCCTAAAAGAagctataattatttatttagacagaAGTGGTGGGTTAAGTAAACTCATTGAAGACTGTAAAATCTATAAAG GTGCACAGCAGACAGAGGCCGTGTATCGGTTCAGTTTTGATGTCAATCCCTCAGATGTGCTTGAACTGAACGCCACACTGGGAGACTGTATACTGCACGACCCTGTCAAAGCCATTTCACTCTTTCAGTCA GTATGTTATCTGTCTATAAAAACACTGTCACTTATTGATCACATAGAAACAGAAAACCAG GTTAATGTTGTTTTAAAGCCAACCCACTTGCCACCTTTTCCCAACTATTGTTTGGATCTCTCTGAGTTTCCCTGTGGGTATGGTCCAATGAGACCCTTGGCTTTGGAGGGCCTTGTAATTGCCATGACACGTGTCACCAAATACACACAAGGAGCCAGATTTCTCTGCTCAGAAGAGAAATGCCCTTGTTCTAGAG GGTTTCATCATATCAGAGTTCATGCACCAGGTGCCACAGAGTCTGTCACAGTTAGGAGTGATTTTACCTGCTTTCTCTGCTCTTCTTCGCTGAGAGAGGATGTGAAGTCCCGGGTTTTAGGGG ATAAACAGCTAGTTGAGCTCATTCATGTGAGAGCAGTGGATGTTTTAGGAGTTCATGATGCTGATTCCTTAAGATATCAATCTGTCACCCTTTTTCTAAGAG ATGAACTGTGTAACTCCATGAGAATCGGCCATCTGTACCGAGTTGTGGGGATTCCAGCTCATGTACACCAGTGGCCCAATGTAACCTGGAGCGTAGAGGCTTGCAGCATCCAACCATTGACCCCCAAAT GCCCCTGTCTGGTTAGCAACAACTTCCAGAAACTTCAGACAGCCTCGGCCTGTTCCCCGTGGAGATTTGCTGCCATTGTAGCCAACTCATTTGGTTCCCCGGTGATTCCACCTGGACTTTACAACACATTAAAACTGGGGCTTCTTCTTAGCCTAGTGCAAACTGAAGATAGTCCAGACTCTCCCAACCACCTGGATGTGCTTGCTCTTACCAGTGACACTCTAATCATTGACAG GTTGATGAGATATAGCCTGCCTTTGGCCTCACGTGGCATTCATCATGCGCTAACAGGAGAGCTGTTGGCATCTCTATCTAGAGATGAACATGGAGCTGGTACCGCCAACATCCATGCAGGTTCAGCTTTGCTGGCATCTGGAGGTGTCTGTCTGTTGGGAGATCTCACATGCTACAAGAAAGACAAGATGGACATGCTTCAGTCTG CTCTCGAAAGCAGAACCGTGTCTGTTTTCATTCCTGGCAAGAAATATGGTGATGATATGGACCAGCACCTCTCCTTCCCAGTCCAGTGCAACTTTTGGGCCCTAGCTGATGCTGCTTCCCCCTCCAAGAGGACAGCCAGATGTGATAATGTGGTGCTGGGTTCTGTG GAAATGGGCTCAGTTCCTCTTCAGCTTGCCGAATTGTTTGGAGTCATAGTACAGTGTAGAGAGACAAGCAGCAATCATCCACTCCTGTCTATGACAGTGCATACCCTGAGACAGGCCATGTCCCCAGAAGAGCCCCTATATCCAGCATGTATGCAGTTTACCACACAAGACTATAAAGAG CTACTGGCTCACGCAAGGGAACTAAAGGTGGGCCTGAGTCCTGAGGCTGAAAGAATGATCCACAGCTATTACTTGGCCAGTCGCAGGGTTCGCTCTGACTCGGCACAGAGATCCACTGTCTCAGTCACTTCTGTCAAACTGCT GATTGCTTTGGCCCAGGCTCATGCTAAACTCAGTTTAAGAACACAAGTTCTGGAGGAAGATGCAGTCATTGCAGTTCTGCTGTGCGAAAGTTCAGTCACCCTAAAACATG GGGCCTCTGCGCTTGTTTTTCCACCCGATGCGGTGTTTCCTTGTGCTCTCCGTGACCTGGACTCCTTGCACCAGAGGGACCTCATGTTGGAAGAATCCCACAAGCACATCTTGCATTTTGTGCAAACCTACGCCACCTGCACAGTTGAGGAATAA
- the LOC132124019 gene encoding serine/threonine-protein kinase Sgk3-like: protein MEEQPSCPNVSIPCSNEQRDKKKRYTVYKVIVSVGRHEWFVFRRYAEFDKLYNTLKKQFPTLNLKIPAKRIFGDNFDPEFIKHRRAGLHEFIQKILSHPELCSHPDVKDFLQMDKSKNLSDASEDEDDKSTSTSRNINLGPSGNPHAKPTDFDFLKVIGKGSFGKVLLAKRKRDGKYYAIKVLQKKVILKRREQKHIMAERNVLLKNVKHPFLVGLHYSFQTTDKLYFVLDFVNGGELFFHLQKERTFPEPRAKFYISEMASALGYLHSLNIVYRDLKPENILLDSQGHIVLTDFGLCKEGISQADTTTTFCGTPEYLAPEVLRKQPYDNTVDWWCLGSVLYEMLYGLPPFYSRDTHEMYDNILHKDLIMRPGASTAAWSILLALLEKDHTRRLGYIDDFNEVKGHEFFLSIKWDDLEQKKLPPPFNPSVESQYDISNFDPEFTEETVPNSVCYSSGQSIINASVMEADEAFLGFSYAPPSEDSFL, encoded by the exons ATGGAGGAGCAACCTAGCTGCCCCAATGTCAGCATTCCCTGCTCCAATGAGCAGAGAGACAAGAAGAAACGCTATACT GTTTACAAAGTAATTGTCAGTGTTGGAAGGCATGAGTGGTTTGTTTTCCGGAGATATGCAGAATTTGACAAACTGTACAACACA TTAAAAAAACAGTTTCCTACTCTGAATTTGAAGATTCCTGCTAAGAGAATATTTGGAGACAACTTTGACCCAG AGTTCATAAAACACAGGAGAGCGGGGTTACATGAGTTCATTCAGAAGATTTTGTCCCATCCAGAGCTCTGCAGCCA TCCCGATGTCAAAGACTTTCTGCAGATGGACAAATCTAAAAACCTCTCTGATGCCTCAGAGGATGAAGATGATAAG AGTACCTCTACCTCTAGAAATATAAACCTAGGGCCATCTGGAAATCCACA TGCTAAGCCCACTGACTTTGACTTTCTTAAAGTCATAGGAAAGGGAAGCTTTGGGAAG GTTCTTCTTGCAAAGAGGAAACGGGATGGGAAGTATTACGCCATTAAAGTCTTACAAAAAAAGGTCATTTTAAAAAGGAGAGAG CAAAAGCACATTATGGCTGAACGTAATGTGTTGCTAAAAAATGTTAAACACCCCTTCCTGGTTGGACTGCACTATTCCTTTCAGACAACAGACAAGTTATACTTTGTCCTGGATTTTGTCAATGGTGGAGAA CTTTTCTTTCACCTCCAAAAAGAGCGGACCTTTCCTGAACCCAGAGCGAAGTTTTACATCTCTGAGATGGCAAGTGCTCTGGGTTATTTGCACTCTCTTAACATTGTTTACAG GGATTTGAAACCAGAAAATATCCTGCTGGACTCTCAA GGACATATAGTCTTGACTGACTTTGGACTGTGTAAGGAGGGCATCTCCCAAGCAGACACAACGACCACATTTTGTGGGACACCTGAg TATCTAGCTCCAGAGGTACTCAGGAAACAACCCTATGATAACACTGTGGACTGGTGGTGTCTGGGTTCTGTGCTGTATGAAATGCTTTATGGCCTG CCTCcattctacagcagggacacacaTGAGATGTATGACAACATTCTACACAAGGATCTAATCATGCGCCCCGGGGCATCCACAGCTGCCTGGTCCATCCTTCTGGCCCTGCTAGAGAAAGACCACACCAGGAGGCTTGGCTACATAGATGACTTT AATGAAGTCAAAGGACATGAATTTTTCTTATCTATTAAGTGGGATGACCTTGAACAGAAAAAGCTCCCTCCTCCATTCAACCCTAGTGTG GAATCCCAGTATGACATCTCAAACTTTGATCCCGAGTTCACGGAGGAAACCGTGCCAAACTCTGTGTGCTATTCTTCAGGGCAGTCAATCATCAACGCTAGTGTTATGGAAGCTGATGAGGCCTTCCTGGGATTTTCTTATGCTCCGCCATCAGAAGATTCTTTTTTATAA